The Fimbriimonadia bacterium genome contains the following window.
CGCGCTTGTCCACCGGACAGCGGTAGATGGCGAGGTCCTTTACGTATGGGAAGAGCGCCCCGGCCTTGGGCCCGCCGATGGCGGTCCACTGAGGGCTGACCGGCCGATCGTCCAGATTGTAGTTGCCTCCGCCCACGAAGACCCAGACGCCGGGTACCCAGTGACCCTTTTCGTTCCAGCGGCCGACACCCCACCAAGGCGGGTTGCCGTTCGGATTGTATCCGGTCGCATCGCCCGGAGCCGGCCCGGGCAATCGGTCGGCGTTGTCCACGCTGTAGGACATGAATGCCAGTCCGAGCTGGTGGCTGTTGCTGAGACACGAAGTCTGCTGCGCCGTGGAACGCGCCCTCGCGAAGACAGGGAAGAGGATTGCGGCGAGTATCGCGATGATGGCGATGACCACGAGCAATTCGATGAGCGTGAAAGCTGTCTGCCTTTCCACGGTTCCCATTATATCAGCCTTTTCGCCCAAGGCACCCTGTGCAGTCGCCGGATTGTGCACTG
Protein-coding sequences here:
- a CDS encoding prepilin-type N-terminal cleavage/methylation domain-containing protein, with the translated sequence MGTVERQTAFTLIELLVVIAIIAILAAILFPVFARARSTAQQTSCLSNSHQLGLAFMSYSVDNADRLPGPAPGDATGYNPNGNPPWWGVGRWNEKGHWVPGVWVFVGGGNYNLDDRPVSPQWTAIGGPKAGALFPYVKDLAIYRCPVDKRGKDKLLSYSMYYYIGFIRLSRIKQPTQVALLVDEALTLNDGFYVPPPTDCPSVVHNHGAVLTLTDGHSKWFRVDDKYMPGGGRASCHSEVLPRTLWDIN